Proteins encoded by one window of Sardina pilchardus chromosome 7, fSarPil1.1, whole genome shotgun sequence:
- the LOC134087419 gene encoding complement factor H-like → MQFFNNILGSLWILFLLPTEIKGQCTKPTTSDHAGVHSDDILKDTFDENSSIRLQCHPGYVRSSGSMRLTCSGGQWTPSPESFICKKKSCSNPGEVKNGEYVISDGIEFGAKITALCKTGYTLIGKHITRTCLEDGQWDGREAVCEAVRCGPPPDVTNGLLTLPPNEEYEYGHAVQYKCSDGYTLFGDEDPADTVHCLAEDTWSKKPRCTKVECPRPSIPNAKRIEGSSGPYGHGVRLVYECNVGYRFLPPDNNRMVCLEHGWSHDLTCEEDSSPPPPPPPPPPPRIIIIIAAVVGCACCVAAIVGGIWWWKKKKSRSYTRPMS, encoded by the exons ATGCAGTTTTTTAACAATATCCTGGGAAGTTTGTGGATTTTGTTTCTTCTTCCGACTGAAATCAAAG GACAATGCACCAAGCCCACGACCAGTGACCATGCTGGTGTACACTCAGATGATATATTAAAGGATACTTTTGATGAGAATTCTTCTATCCGACTTCAATGCCATCCCGGGTATGTGCGCAGTTCTGGATCAATGAGGCTCACCTGTTCCGGTGGACAGTGGACCCCAAGCCCAGAGAGTTTCATCTGCAAAA AAAAGTCCTGTAGCAACCCTGGTGAGGTGAAAAATGGGGAGTATGTCATCTCAGATGGAATTGAATTTGGAGCAAAAATCACAGCTCTCTGCAAGACTGG GTACACCCTTATTGGAAAACATATTACAAGGACTTGCTTGGAAGATGGACAGTGGGATGGCAGAGAGGCAGTTTGTGAAG CGGTGAGGTGTGGACCTCCACCAGATGTCACTAATGGCCTCTTAACACTTCCTCCAAATGAAGAATATGAATATGGCCATGCGGTGCAGTATAAGTGTAGCGATGGCTACACACTGTTCGGAGACGAGGACCCGGCGGACACTGTGCACTGCCTTGCAGAGGACACCTGGTCGAAAAAGCCTCGTTGCACAA AGGTGGAATGCCCGAGGCCATCCATCCCGAATGCCAAACGCATTGAGGGTTCAAGTGGGCCTTATGGTCACGGGGTCCGCCTTGTATATGAGTGCAATGTGGGATACAGGTTCTTGCCTCCTGATAACAACCGGATGGTCTGTTTGGAGCATGGATGGTCTCATGACCTGACATGTGAAG AAGACtcatcaccacccccacccccacctccacctccacctccaagaataataataataatcg CTGCAGTTGTTGGGTGTGCTTGTTGTGTCG CGGCCATTGTAGGGGGCATCTG GTggtggaagaagaagaagagcaggAGCTACACCAGACCCATGAGCTAA